The following are from one region of the Streptomyces rubrogriseus genome:
- a CDS encoding thiamine ABC transporter substrate-binding protein produces MVGTLAACGSSSDDGDGSGSGGSKTVTLVSHDSWAVSKDVIAAFEKNSGYKVKVLEDGDAGQAVNKAILTKDNPQGDVFFGVDNTLLSRALDNGLFQPYEAKGSDLVLPEYRADRDKHRVTPVDTGDICVNYDKAYFGEHGLTPPKTLDDLVKPEYKDLLVTENAGSSSPGLGFLLGTAAKYGDGGWEGYWKKLKSNGVKVVDSWEQAYNEEFSGSAGGKKAKGDRPLVVSYASSPPVEVVYADPQPDSAPTGVADGTCFRQVEYAGLLSNAKNPEGGKALLDFMLSKSFQEDMPLNMFVYPVLKGAQVPEVFSKFGPQAKDPQTLDPAKIADNRDQWVKSWTSLVLK; encoded by the coding sequence ATGGTCGGCACGCTGGCCGCCTGCGGGTCCTCGTCCGACGACGGCGACGGCAGCGGCTCCGGCGGCTCCAAGACCGTGACGCTGGTCAGCCACGACTCGTGGGCCGTGTCGAAGGACGTGATCGCCGCCTTCGAGAAGAACTCCGGCTACAAGGTCAAGGTCCTGGAGGACGGCGACGCCGGACAGGCCGTCAACAAGGCCATCCTCACCAAGGACAACCCGCAGGGCGACGTCTTCTTCGGCGTCGACAACACCCTGCTCTCCCGCGCCCTCGACAACGGCCTGTTCCAGCCGTACGAGGCCAAGGGCTCCGATCTCGTCCTGCCCGAGTACCGGGCCGACCGGGACAAGCACCGGGTCACGCCCGTCGACACCGGCGACATCTGCGTCAACTACGACAAGGCGTACTTCGGCGAGCACGGGCTGACCCCGCCCAAGACCCTCGACGACCTGGTCAAGCCCGAGTACAAGGACCTGCTCGTCACCGAGAACGCGGGCAGTTCCTCGCCCGGCCTCGGCTTCCTGCTCGGCACCGCCGCCAAGTACGGCGACGGGGGCTGGGAGGGCTACTGGAAGAAGCTCAAGTCGAACGGCGTCAAGGTCGTCGACAGCTGGGAGCAGGCGTACAACGAGGAGTTCTCCGGCTCGGCCGGCGGCAAGAAGGCCAAGGGCGACCGTCCGCTCGTCGTGTCCTACGCCTCCTCTCCGCCCGTCGAGGTCGTCTACGCCGACCCGCAGCCGGACAGCGCCCCCACGGGCGTCGCCGACGGCACCTGCTTCCGGCAGGTCGAGTACGCGGGTCTGCTCAGCAACGCGAAGAACCCCGAGGGCGGCAAGGCGCTCCTCGACTTCATGCTGAGCAAGTCCTTCCAGGAGGACATGCCGCTGAACATGTTCGTCTACCCGGTCCTGAAGGGCGCGCAGGTCCCCGAGGTGTTCTCGAAGTTCGGGCCGCAGGCGAAGGACCCGCAGACCCTCGACCCGGCGAAGATCGCCGACAACCGCGACCAGTGGGTCAAGTCGTGGACCTCGCTCGTACTGAAGTGA
- the rlmN gene encoding 23S rRNA (adenine(2503)-C(2))-methyltransferase RlmN, with translation MPKPGELTFVAPRGVKKPPRHLADLTPAERKEAVAAIGEKPFRAKQLSQHYFARYAHAPEQWTDIPAGSREGLREALLPELMTVVRHLSTDQGTTRKTLWKLFDGTLVESVLMRYPDRVTMCISSQAGCGMNCPFCATGQAGLDRNLSTAEIVHQIVDGMRALRDGEVPGGPARLSNIVFMGMGEPLANYNRVVGAIRRLTDPEPDGLGLSQRGITVSTVGLVPAIHRFTGEGFKCRLAISLHAPDDELRDTLVPVNTRWKVREVLDAGFEYAAKSGRRLSIEYALIRDINDQAWRGDRLGRLLKGRPVHVNLIPLNPTPGSKWTASRPEDEKAFVEAIAAHGVPVTIRDTRGQEIDGACGQLAASER, from the coding sequence ATGCCTAAGCCCGGAGAACTCACATTCGTCGCGCCGCGCGGAGTCAAGAAGCCGCCGCGGCACCTTGCCGACCTCACGCCTGCCGAGCGCAAGGAGGCTGTCGCCGCGATCGGTGAGAAGCCGTTCCGTGCGAAGCAGCTCTCGCAGCACTACTTCGCGCGGTACGCGCACGCCCCCGAGCAGTGGACCGACATCCCCGCCGGTTCGCGCGAGGGGCTGCGGGAAGCGTTGCTGCCCGAGCTGATGACGGTCGTGCGGCACCTGTCGACCGACCAGGGGACCACGCGCAAGACGCTGTGGAAGCTGTTCGACGGGACGCTCGTCGAGTCGGTGCTCATGCGCTACCCGGACCGGGTGACCATGTGCATCAGCTCCCAGGCGGGCTGCGGGATGAACTGCCCGTTCTGCGCCACCGGCCAGGCCGGCCTGGACCGCAACCTGTCGACCGCCGAGATCGTGCACCAGATCGTGGACGGCATGCGGGCGCTCAGGGACGGCGAGGTCCCGGGAGGCCCCGCGCGGCTCAGCAACATCGTGTTCATGGGCATGGGCGAGCCCCTCGCCAACTACAACCGGGTCGTGGGCGCCATCCGCCGGCTCACCGACCCCGAGCCCGACGGGCTGGGGCTCTCCCAGCGCGGCATCACCGTCTCCACGGTCGGTCTCGTCCCCGCGATCCACCGCTTCACCGGCGAGGGCTTCAAGTGCCGCCTCGCCATCTCGCTGCACGCCCCCGACGACGAGCTGCGCGACACCCTCGTCCCCGTCAACACGCGGTGGAAGGTGCGCGAGGTGCTGGACGCCGGGTTCGAGTACGCGGCCAAGTCCGGGCGCCGGCTGTCCATCGAGTACGCCCTGATCCGCGACATCAACGACCAGGCCTGGCGCGGCGACCGGCTCGGGCGGCTGCTCAAGGGCAGGCCCGTGCACGTCAACCTGATCCCGCTCAACCCGACGCCCGGCTCCAAGTGGACCGCGTCCCGGCCCGAGGACGAGAAGGCGTTCGTGGAGGCGATCGCGGCGCACGGTGTGCCGGTGACGATCCGGGACACCCGGGGGCAGGAGATCGACGGGGCGTGTGGTCAGCTCGCCGCGAGCGAGCGGTAA